A region from the Rufibacter sp. DG15C genome encodes:
- the bioB gene encoding biotin synthase BioB: protein MQDALTTTPLRNDWSMDEIRAIYHKPVLELIVEAAQVHKQYQATGEVQVCTLLSVKTGGCPEDCAYCPQAARYHTDVPVHKLLSNEVVFDAAKKAKDAGSTRFCMGAAWREVRDNRDFDRVLEMVEGVNDMGLEVCCTLGMVNEYQAERLKQAGLYAYNHNLDTSEENYSNIITTRTYDDRLQTIENVRQAGISVCSGGIIGLGETDGDRIAMLHVLSNLPQHPESVPVNALVPVEGTPLAEQPRVSVWEMVRMIATARILMPKTMVRLSAGRQEMSTVEQAMCFLAGANSIFSGDKLLTTPNPGFNDDQAMFQLLGLTPRKSFKENSGCGVKVVAPEGALAAE, encoded by the coding sequence ATGCAGGACGCCCTTACCACTACTCCGCTTCGCAATGACTGGAGCATGGACGAAATCCGCGCGATTTACCATAAACCTGTGCTGGAACTGATTGTAGAAGCCGCCCAGGTACACAAACAATATCAAGCCACCGGCGAAGTGCAGGTATGTACTTTGCTGTCAGTGAAAACCGGGGGTTGCCCCGAGGACTGTGCCTATTGTCCGCAGGCCGCCCGCTACCATACAGACGTGCCCGTGCACAAACTACTGAGCAACGAGGTGGTGTTTGACGCCGCTAAAAAAGCAAAAGACGCCGGTTCTACCCGTTTCTGCATGGGCGCCGCCTGGCGCGAAGTGCGCGACAACCGCGACTTTGACCGCGTGCTGGAAATGGTAGAAGGCGTGAACGACATGGGCTTAGAAGTTTGCTGTACCTTAGGTATGGTGAACGAATACCAAGCCGAGCGCCTAAAACAAGCCGGTCTGTACGCCTACAACCACAACCTGGATACCTCCGAAGAAAACTACAGCAACATCATCACTACCCGTACTTATGATGATCGTCTGCAAACCATTGAAAACGTGCGTCAAGCTGGTATTTCGGTGTGCAGTGGCGGTATCATTGGCTTAGGCGAAACCGACGGTGACCGCATTGCCATGCTGCATGTGTTGAGCAATTTGCCACAGCATCCTGAGTCGGTGCCGGTGAATGCCTTGGTACCCGTAGAAGGAACGCCTTTGGCCGAACAGCCGCGCGTGAGCGTTTGGGAAATGGTGCGAATGATTGCCACCGCCCGTATCCTCATGCCAAAAACCATGGTGCGTCTGTCGGCGGGCCGTCAAGAGATGAGCACGGTGGAGCAGGCCATGTGCTTCCTGGCCGGCGCCAACTCTATTTTCTCTGGTGACAAGCTGTTGACCACGCCTAACCCGGGCTTCAACGATGACCAGGCCATGTTCCAATTGCTGGGCTTGACCCCAAGAAAATCATTCAAGGAAAACTCAGGTTGCGGCGTAAAAGTGGTGGCTCCTGAAGGAGCTTTAGCGGCAGAATAA
- the lysA gene encoding diaminopimelate decarboxylase gives MLQNHLSEISQHPTPFYLYDLGLLRQTLASAQFEAQKYGYQVHYALKANANAPILAEVLAHGFGADCVSGNEVQRALDAGFTPEHVVFAGVGKSDVEINLALDNNIFCFNCESSQELEVINELAAAKGKVAQVALRINPNVDAYTHKNITTGLEENKFGINAWELDALLPQLAQWTNLKLIGLHFHIGSQITDLRAFENLCTRVNEIQQWFEDKGYTFPHLNVGGGLGVDYKNPDTNTIADFANYFAIFHRLLEKREGQQVHFELGRALVAASGTLVSKVLYMKHGQKTNFVILDAGMTELMRPALYQAYHHIDNLSSTLPAQTYDVVGPICESTDSFSKAIQLPETKRGDLMAIRTAGAYGEVMANQYNLRNRVQAVYVN, from the coding sequence ATGTTGCAGAACCATCTTTCTGAGATAAGCCAGCACCCTACGCCTTTTTACTTGTATGACCTTGGCCTGTTGCGCCAAACCTTGGCCTCGGCGCAGTTTGAAGCCCAGAAATACGGGTACCAGGTGCACTACGCCCTCAAAGCCAATGCCAACGCGCCTATTCTGGCAGAAGTGCTTGCCCACGGTTTCGGGGCCGACTGCGTGAGCGGCAACGAAGTGCAACGTGCCTTGGATGCCGGCTTCACGCCGGAGCATGTGGTGTTTGCCGGAGTGGGCAAGTCTGACGTTGAAATCAACCTGGCGCTTGACAACAATATCTTTTGCTTTAACTGCGAGTCTAGCCAGGAGCTGGAAGTCATTAATGAATTGGCGGCCGCCAAAGGCAAAGTGGCCCAGGTGGCCCTGCGCATTAACCCGAACGTAGACGCCTATACGCACAAGAACATTACCACCGGTCTGGAAGAAAACAAGTTCGGGATAAACGCCTGGGAACTGGACGCCTTATTACCGCAGCTTGCCCAATGGACCAACTTGAAACTGATTGGCCTGCACTTCCACATCGGGTCGCAGATTACAGATTTGCGGGCCTTTGAGAACCTGTGCACGCGCGTGAATGAGATACAGCAGTGGTTTGAGGACAAGGGCTATACGTTTCCGCATTTGAATGTGGGCGGTGGCCTGGGCGTGGATTATAAGAACCCAGACACCAACACCATTGCAGACTTTGCCAATTACTTTGCCATCTTCCACAGGTTGCTGGAAAAGCGCGAAGGCCAGCAGGTGCATTTTGAATTGGGCCGTGCGCTGGTAGCCGCCAGCGGAACCTTGGTTTCTAAGGTGCTCTACATGAAGCACGGCCAAAAAACCAACTTTGTGATTCTAGACGCCGGCATGACAGAATTGATGCGCCCTGCCTTGTATCAGGCCTATCATCACATAGACAACCTGAGCAGCACGTTGCCCGCCCAGACCTATGACGTGGTAGGACCCATCTGCGAGTCTACAGACAGTTTCTCTAAAGCCATCCAGCTGCCAGAAACCAAACGCGGCGACTTAATGGCCATTAGAACCGCCGGTGCCTACGGCGAGGTGATGGCCAACCAATACAACCTGCGCAACCGTGTACAAGCGGTGTATGTAAATTAA
- a CDS encoding aspartate kinase yields the protein MKIMKFGGTSVGSAERMGAVSQLLPTQEPVMVVLSAMSGTTNSLVQIGQQLAQQDVAQAERFTSQLENRYKQVISELYKQDASKHKAKQVIDTTFQDIRSTFTSSFSPASEKIILAQGELLSTQLFQIYMEEQGKQSVLLPALEFMRITQDEEPDQAYIREHLQQQLAQYPDNQLFITQGYICRNAQGQIDNLKRGGSDYSASIIGAAVRAQEIQIWTDIDGMHNNDPRIVKNTYPIAELSFDEAAELAYFGAKILHPSSILPAQQFNIPVRLLNTMQPEAPGTLISSKKTGNTIKAVAAKDGITAIKIKSSRMLLAYGFLRSVFEVFERFKTPIDMITTSEVAVSLTIDNDTNLSSIIDALQGFGNVEIDTDLSIICVVGDFMEDKPGDALRVIQSLKEIPLRMISYGGSKNNISLLVNTSQKNDALLAINEGVFLERSLN from the coding sequence ATGAAAATCATGAAATTTGGGGGCACGTCTGTGGGTTCAGCAGAACGCATGGGTGCCGTCTCACAACTCCTCCCCACACAGGAGCCGGTGATGGTCGTCTTGTCAGCGATGTCTGGCACTACCAACAGCCTGGTTCAGATTGGGCAGCAGCTGGCGCAACAAGACGTGGCGCAGGCTGAACGTTTCACAAGTCAACTGGAAAATCGCTATAAACAGGTGATTTCTGAGTTATATAAACAGGACGCTTCTAAACACAAGGCCAAACAGGTCATAGACACCACGTTCCAGGACATCAGAAGTACGTTCACTTCTTCGTTCTCTCCTGCCTCTGAGAAAATCATTCTGGCGCAGGGCGAATTGCTGTCTACCCAACTTTTCCAGATTTACATGGAAGAGCAGGGCAAGCAGTCTGTTTTGTTGCCAGCCTTGGAGTTTATGCGCATCACCCAGGATGAAGAGCCAGACCAGGCCTACATCCGGGAGCACCTGCAACAGCAGTTGGCCCAATACCCAGACAACCAACTGTTCATCACCCAAGGCTACATCTGCCGCAATGCCCAGGGCCAGATTGACAACCTGAAGCGCGGCGGCAGTGACTATTCAGCCTCCATTATTGGTGCGGCGGTGCGTGCCCAGGAAATCCAGATTTGGACCGACATTGACGGCATGCACAACAACGACCCGCGCATTGTCAAGAACACCTACCCTATTGCCGAGCTGTCTTTTGACGAGGCCGCGGAGTTAGCTTATTTTGGCGCGAAGATTCTGCACCCGTCCAGCATACTGCCGGCCCAGCAGTTCAACATTCCGGTAAGGCTGTTGAACACTATGCAGCCAGAAGCGCCGGGTACCTTGATTTCGTCTAAGAAAACAGGCAACACCATTAAAGCGGTGGCGGCCAAAGACGGCATCACGGCCATCAAAATCAAGTCCAGCCGTATGCTGTTGGCTTATGGTTTCCTGCGCAGCGTGTTTGAGGTATTTGAGCGTTTCAAGACGCCCATTGACATGATTACCACGTCTGAGGTGGCGGTGTCTCTGACCATTGACAATGATACTAACCTGTCCAGCATAATAGATGCATTGCAAGGCTTCGGGAATGTAGAAATTGACACAGACCTGAGCATCATTTGCGTGGTGGGAGATTTCATGGAAGACAAGCCTGGGGATGCCCTGCGCGTGATTCAGTCCTTGAAGGAGATTCCGTTGCGCATGATATCCTACGGCGGAAGCAAGAACAACATCAGCCTGCTGGTGAACACCAGTCAGAAGAACGATGCCTTGCTGGCTATCAACGAGGGCGTGTTTTTAGAAAGGAGTTTAAACTAA
- a CDS encoding 8-amino-7-oxononanoate synthase: MMPERLLRQLEDRAQKGILRQLQKPTTGLVDFCSNDYLGLASSTDLTQLVEAELAVNHLHGATGSRLLSGNSVYAQDLEAALAHFHRAEAALLFNSGYAGNVGFFSSVPQRGDTILYDEASHASMKDGIRLSFAQSFAFRHNDLDDLKAKLKRAHGDVYVAVESLYSMDGDTAPLAELAVFCQEHGLYLVVDEAHSNGIYGLNGEGLVVELGLEEKVFARIMTFGKALGGHGAAVIGPKALQEFLLNFSRAFIYTTALPFASLATIKAAYQLLPSLDQDRETLKKLAKQYQNQLTESGVFGLNSGKGTKNGPIQSWHLADPVALKQFAGTVQEAGFDVRPIFSPTVPVGTERLRIVLHAFNTQEQLQQLCSLLLQHSPSVIL, encoded by the coding sequence ATGATGCCAGAACGCCTGTTGCGTCAGTTAGAGGACCGGGCTCAGAAGGGAATTTTGCGTCAACTCCAGAAACCGACAACGGGTTTGGTAGACTTCTGTTCCAATGACTACCTGGGTCTGGCTTCCTCTACAGATTTGACCCAATTGGTGGAGGCCGAACTGGCAGTAAACCACCTGCACGGTGCCACTGGTTCACGATTACTCAGCGGAAACAGCGTATATGCTCAAGACTTAGAGGCGGCTTTGGCGCATTTTCACCGCGCCGAGGCCGCTTTGCTGTTCAACTCTGGCTACGCGGGCAATGTAGGCTTTTTCTCTTCTGTGCCACAGCGCGGGGATACCATTCTCTATGACGAGGCCAGCCACGCGTCCATGAAAGACGGCATCCGGTTGAGCTTCGCGCAGAGCTTTGCGTTCCGGCACAATGACCTGGATGACCTTAAAGCCAAACTGAAACGCGCCCATGGCGATGTCTACGTGGCGGTGGAGTCTCTCTATTCCATGGACGGAGACACGGCTCCTTTGGCAGAGTTAGCGGTTTTTTGCCAAGAGCACGGATTGTACCTGGTAGTGGACGAGGCGCATTCCAACGGCATTTATGGTCTCAACGGTGAAGGTCTGGTAGTTGAACTGGGCTTGGAGGAAAAAGTGTTTGCGCGTATTATGACCTTCGGAAAAGCCTTGGGGGGCCACGGCGCCGCGGTCATTGGCCCGAAAGCCTTGCAAGAGTTTTTGCTGAACTTCAGCAGAGCTTTCATCTACACCACTGCTTTGCCATTCGCCTCCCTAGCCACCATCAAAGCTGCCTATCAGTTACTACCAAGCTTGGACCAAGACCGAGAAACCTTAAAGAAACTGGCTAAACAATACCAAAATCAACTTACAGAATCAGGCGTTTTTGGCCTAAATTCTGGAAAAGGGACTAAAAACGGCCCCATCCAATCCTGGCATCTGGCAGACCCAGTCGCATTAAAACAATTTGCGGGCACTGTGCAGGAAGCGGGATTTGACGTACGGCCCATCTTCTCTCCTACTGTACCAGTGGGCACTGAGCGCCTCCGGATTGTGCTTCATGCCTTTAACACCCAAGAGCAGTTACAACAACTATGCAGTCTTCTCCTTCAGCACAGCCCAAGCGTTATTTTGTAA
- a CDS encoding beta-ketoacyl synthase N-terminal-like domain-containing protein, translating into MQQEWIVVRGMGSLSGLGSTEAEVAASYATGKSCFTSLKGNQNLAVSPVSASSEEMLTALLAEKPKYASLDRSVLLAIAAARQAVHQAGWDTNEHSIGINLGSSRGATGLFEQFHADFLNHPEQRLSPMASPSTTLGNLASWVAQDLAVQGPLISHSVTCSTALQAVANGVAWLKAGMAKRFLVGGTEAPLTDFTLAQMRAIGIYSHIAANDQPCRPLNGQQNTFVLGEGAAIFALERMTGAEISLLPTHQRIIVAGVGMGLEQTPSKTGVSKDGQHFQRSMREALQQAQLSPEQIDALVLHAPGTKAGDAAEVAAVSSVFGEHQPSLFTNKNQIGHTLGASGALSLSLALALLQKQSISKRLQLSYASSAPLAPTAVMVNAAGFGGNSASVILRTL; encoded by the coding sequence ATGCAACAGGAATGGATTGTGGTAAGAGGCATGGGTTCGCTTTCGGGCCTGGGCAGTACGGAGGCTGAAGTGGCTGCGTCCTATGCCACCGGCAAGTCTTGCTTCACTTCTTTGAAAGGAAACCAGAACCTAGCTGTTTCGCCGGTTTCTGCTTCCTCTGAAGAAATGCTCACAGCGCTGTTGGCAGAGAAACCCAAATACGCCTCCTTAGACCGTTCAGTCCTGTTAGCTATTGCGGCCGCCAGGCAAGCAGTTCACCAAGCAGGTTGGGATACCAATGAACATTCCATTGGCATTAACCTTGGCTCCTCCAGAGGGGCGACGGGTTTATTTGAGCAGTTCCATGCGGATTTTCTAAACCATCCAGAGCAGCGGCTTTCTCCCATGGCCTCCCCTAGCACAACCTTAGGCAATCTGGCTAGTTGGGTGGCGCAGGATTTGGCGGTGCAAGGCCCGTTGATAAGTCATTCAGTCACGTGCAGTACGGCGTTGCAGGCAGTAGCCAATGGGGTGGCCTGGTTAAAGGCCGGCATGGCGAAGCGTTTTTTGGTAGGCGGCACCGAGGCGCCGCTCACCGACTTCACCTTGGCCCAGATGCGGGCGATTGGCATCTATTCCCATATTGCAGCCAATGACCAGCCTTGCCGCCCCTTGAACGGACAACAGAATACCTTTGTCCTAGGTGAAGGCGCCGCAATTTTTGCCTTGGAGCGCATGACCGGAGCAGAGATTTCCCTACTGCCCACCCACCAGCGGATAATAGTGGCGGGCGTGGGCATGGGGTTGGAGCAGACGCCCTCAAAAACCGGGGTTTCCAAGGACGGTCAGCATTTTCAAAGGTCCATGCGAGAAGCGCTTCAACAGGCGCAACTTTCTCCTGAGCAAATTGACGCCCTTGTCTTGCATGCCCCCGGCACCAAGGCAGGTGACGCCGCCGAAGTAGCAGCGGTTTCCAGTGTTTTTGGTGAACATCAACCTTCCCTATTCACCAATAAGAATCAGATAGGCCATACTTTGGGAGCCTCTGGGGCCTTGAGTCTCTCTCTGGCCTTGGCGCTCTTGCAGAAGCAATCCATCTCAAAACGGCTTCAACTTTCTTATGCTTCTAGTGCTCCTCTAGCTCCTACAGCGGTGATGGTCAATGCCGCTGGGTTTGGCGGTAACTCGGCCAGCGTGATTTTGCGAACCCTTTAA
- the bioA gene encoding adenosylmethionine--8-amino-7-oxononanoate transaminase — protein sequence MPNLSERDVLVNWHPYTQMHTAAPPIGITRGEGTLLFSEDGHTFIDAVSSWWVNIHGHAHPHIAEKVSEQLRTLEHVIFAGFTHAPAVELSERLLKLLPNNQARVFFSDNGSTAVEVAMKMCLQYWFDRNVPRTKIIAFKDSYHGDTFGAMSVSERSAFTRPFHQYLFDVVFIDVPVAGQEEQTVSQLQAALSTGDIAAFIFEPLVLGTAGMVMYEPAVLDRLMKLCQEQQVFTIADEVMTGFGRTGKRFACDYLRQQPDLMCFSKGLTGGTMAMGITTCTNTIYSSFLSEDKTKTFFHGHSYTANPIACSAALASLDLVEQATFLEDLARITDSHQAFAQSLQGKPGIKDIRQTGTILAVEFATHTTSYFNNLRDTLYNFAIDNGVLLRPLGNIVYVLPPYCVTQEELEKVYAVIIGMRKLVVKSFSA from the coding sequence ATGCCGAATTTATCCGAGAGAGATGTCCTGGTAAACTGGCATCCGTACACGCAGATGCACACCGCCGCCCCGCCCATCGGCATCACGCGCGGCGAAGGTACTCTGCTGTTTTCTGAGGATGGCCATACCTTTATTGACGCGGTGTCTTCCTGGTGGGTGAACATCCATGGGCACGCACATCCGCACATCGCTGAAAAGGTCAGCGAACAATTACGCACGCTGGAGCACGTGATTTTTGCGGGGTTCACCCATGCCCCAGCGGTGGAATTATCAGAGCGTTTGTTGAAGCTGCTGCCCAACAACCAAGCCCGGGTGTTCTTCTCAGACAACGGTTCTACGGCGGTGGAGGTGGCTATGAAGATGTGCCTGCAGTACTGGTTCGACCGCAACGTTCCTAGAACCAAAATCATCGCCTTCAAAGACAGCTACCACGGCGACACCTTCGGGGCCATGTCGGTGAGCGAGCGTTCTGCCTTTACGAGGCCTTTTCACCAATACCTGTTTGACGTGGTTTTCATTGACGTGCCAGTGGCGGGCCAGGAGGAACAGACGGTTTCGCAGTTACAAGCCGCCTTGTCGACGGGAGACATAGCGGCCTTCATTTTTGAGCCATTGGTGCTTGGCACCGCCGGCATGGTCATGTACGAGCCAGCTGTTTTGGACCGATTGATGAAGCTCTGCCAGGAGCAGCAGGTGTTTACAATCGCAGACGAGGTGATGACGGGCTTTGGTCGGACGGGTAAGCGCTTTGCCTGTGATTACCTGCGCCAGCAACCCGACCTCATGTGCTTCTCCAAAGGTTTGACCGGCGGCACCATGGCCATGGGCATAACCACCTGCACGAACACGATATACAGTTCTTTCCTAAGCGAAGACAAAACCAAAACCTTCTTCCACGGCCACTCCTACACCGCCAACCCCATCGCGTGCTCGGCGGCCCTGGCCAGTTTGGACTTGGTGGAGCAAGCGACTTTCCTAGAGGATTTAGCCAGAATTACGGATTCTCATCAGGCATTCGCGCAGAGTTTACAAGGCAAACCTGGCATTAAAGACATCCGGCAGACGGGGACTATTCTTGCTGTTGAGTTCGCCACGCATACTACCTCTTACTTCAACAACCTACGGGATACGCTCTATAATTTTGCCATTGACAATGGAGTCCTGCTGAGGCCTTTGGGCAATATCGTCTATGTATTGCCTCCTTATTGCGTTACCCAAGAAGAGCTAGAGAAAGTGTACGCGGTCATTATCGGCATGCGGAAACTGGTGGTAAAATCGTTTTCCGCCTGA
- the bioD gene encoding dethiobiotin synthase, whose amino-acid sequence MQSSPSAQPKRYFVTGIGTDVGKTIVSAILTQALSADYWKPVQAGSLEATDTMRVQSLINNPTSVFHPEAYRLALPASPHLAAAQEGIEIDLEAIQLPKTENHLIVEGAGGVMVPLNKKELVLDLISKLNLEVILVSRNYLGSINHTLTTVEVLKSRNIPVAGIIFNGTSNPSTEEFISNYTHLKVLPAVLEEEEFMPEVVEKYVQLFRNAL is encoded by the coding sequence ATGCAGTCTTCTCCTTCAGCACAGCCCAAGCGTTATTTTGTAACCGGCATCGGTACAGACGTGGGTAAAACCATCGTCTCGGCCATCCTCACCCAAGCACTTTCAGCAGATTATTGGAAACCCGTTCAAGCCGGAAGCCTGGAGGCCACGGATACCATGCGGGTACAGAGTTTAATCAATAATCCTACTTCGGTTTTTCATCCAGAAGCCTACCGTTTAGCATTGCCCGCATCTCCTCATCTGGCCGCTGCCCAGGAAGGCATTGAAATAGACTTAGAGGCCATCCAGCTTCCTAAAACAGAAAACCATCTAATAGTAGAAGGCGCCGGCGGCGTAATGGTTCCGCTCAATAAAAAGGAACTGGTGCTTGACTTGATATCTAAGTTAAACCTAGAGGTGATTCTCGTGTCCAGAAATTACCTAGGGAGCATCAACCACACGCTCACCACTGTGGAAGTGCTCAAGTCCAGGAACATCCCCGTTGCGGGAATCATCTTCAACGGAACATCTAACCCAAGCACCGAGGAATTCATCAGTAACTACACACATTTGAAAGTCCTTCCAGCGGTATTGGAAGAAGAAGAATTTATGCCCGAAGTGGTGGAGAAATACGTCCAACTTTTCAGAAACGCCTTATAG